A region from the Vicia villosa cultivar HV-30 ecotype Madison, WI linkage group LG3, Vvil1.0, whole genome shotgun sequence genome encodes:
- the LOC131593347 gene encoding protein LHCP TRANSLOCATION DEFECT-like, with protein MASTSITCITHQPIISNSKSIITSQISVSSRFLGVRIKKLGWSGSSSSITSRIGPSNGSRFTSWFKFGKNGVDAEGAGIYGSQARDDFDRDDVEQYFNYMGMLAVEGTYDKMEALLGQKIHPVDILLLLASTEGDLPKIEELLKAGAKYDVKDADGRTALDRANAEVKDFILNFSVQKA; from the exons atgGCTTCAACTTCAATCACATGCATCACTCACCAACCCATCATTTCAAATTCCAAATCTATAATCACTTCACAAATCTCAGTTTCTTCTCGGTTTCTTGGCGTCAGAATTAAGAAACTTGGATGGTCAGGCTCAAGCTCAAGCATCACCTCTAGAATTGGACCTTCCAATGGTTCAAGATTCACAAGCTGGTTCAAGTTTGGGAAGAATGGTGTTGATGCTGAAGGGGCTGGGATTTATGGTAGCCAGGCTCGTGATGATTTTGATAGAGATGATGTTGAACAG TACTTCAACTATATGGGAATGCTTGCAGTTGAGGGAACATACGATAAAATGGAGGCTCTGCTAGGCCAAAAGATCCACCCTGTCGACATCTTACTGTTGTTAGCTTCAACAGAAGGTGACCTGCCAAAAATCGAGGAACTCTTGAAAGCGGGAGCGAAATATGATGTAAAAGATGCAGATGGAAGAACAGCGTTGGATAGGGCTAATGCTGAAGTTAAAGATTTCATTCTTAATTTTTCAGTGCAAAAAGCATGA